A segment of the Neochlamydia sp. S13 genome:
AATAAGAGCAAATTCCGCATCATCCGCCACTTCAATCCCTTTAACTCCTTCGGTAATATCTAATAATTCTCTAATGGATTCTAATAAGTTGGGATGATTCTTTAAGCGATTAAATACTTTATTAACTTCTTCTTCGTTAAACATATGAACCTCCTTTTGCTACATTTTCAGTATGTATTAATCCTTCCTTATCTTGCCAACACTTTTAATTACACCCCCCTTTAATAGATATACAAATTTTATGTAGATTTATAAAAATAATTGGGATACCCTAGATGTAAGGGCAGAATAAGGGCCACACAAGTCTAAATTTGGAAAACTTTTGTCAAATATACACATTGAAAAAGGATCGAACTATGAAAGAATTTGTAGCATACATAGTCAAGAATCTGGTCGACCATCCTGACAAGGTAAAAATTAATGAGATTGGGGGAACACAAACTCTGATTATTGAACTATCGGTTGAAAAATCGGATATAGGAAAAATCATAGGTAAAAAAGGTAAAACGATTAATGCCATTCGTACTCTTTTAATGTCTGTGGCTAGCCGCAATGGCATTCGTGTGAATCTGGAAATACTTGAAGATGGTAATCCAGTTAAGCAGGAAGGCTAAATAAAAGGTGGAGGGTAAGTTTGTTGTATGGGCTATCCCTCCTTTACTCTGCCTCATCCGCTTTAGCTAACAGCAAAAGCAAATGTTTCTTTATTTTTGCAAAGGTTTACTAGCTGAATCTTTTCGCTTTACTTACGATCGTTTTTTTAAACTTCTCTATTAGATTTCTTGAAATTCTATGCCCCCTATAGTTTGCTCCTCTGATTTAAATAGGTGCTTGCTAATCTACTGGAATTATCCCTAAATCAGGGAAAAAATGATTGCCTAGAATTCAAAATGCTTTTTTATAAAGTTTACAACGTAATCAAAGATTAAAGAAAAATAGGGAAGGGAAGTAAAATTGGACCGAGTAGGATTCGAACCTACGACCACCCGCTTAGAAGGCGGGTGCTCTATCCACTGAGCTATCAGTCCAAAACAAGTAATAAAACAATACAGTAATCTCTATCTTATTTTCAAGTTCAAATGGATAAAACGTCAAATAAAGATAGAAAAAAGTGTTTAGTAAAAGTCCTTATTTTTTTCTACATACCACTCACCTATAGAACTGGGTCTTTTTATGGCAAGGAATATAAGCTTAGAGAAATAGCTTAATTGAAAAGAGCGGTAGTTACACGCTTTTGAGCTACTCCTTATGCACCTCCATACTTTATACAATCCTTTTCGTTAAGCAGAGAGACATCTTTCAGAGGGTTGGGTATGCAGGCTAAATTTTTTTAAAGCGTATTATATGTTTTTCTTTCATCAATAAAAAGCTTTTTAAAGAAAAGTATAGATGTGTGTTTTTGACATTCTCTTTAAGGCGAAAAATTTTTATAAAGGAGCCAAAAGAGAGAGGGATTATCCTCTCTATCGTTTTTTATATGACTGATTTTACGGTTTTTTGTCGTAAAAGGTGTCATAAAAATGTCGTAAAAGATTAATCTAGGCTGGGGTTAATTCTATAATGGGTAGCTTTTTTGATCCCTTCCTGTAAAATCAACCCTATTTCTATCAGATGGGAAAGGTCTCGTTGGAGCGAACGTCGGTTAATGCCAGGACAGAGCAACTCGTATTCCTGAATAGTAAACTTTTTTTCTGTTTCCAGTAAAATTTCTAGGGCCTGTTTTTGCCTTTCAGACAGTTTATATTTTAGGGCTAAAATATCCAATTTAATCGCCTGAGATCCTTTAAGTTGGATTTCATGCATTTGTGTCTCTAATGCTGTAGAAAAATACTCCAGCCAGCTTGTCATATCCATATGATTATTTCTAACAGACTGGATGGCTTGATAATACTCCTGTCGATTGCGATCATAATATTCGCTAATCGTAAAAAGCTTTTTAAAATCATATCCCGACCGATGAAGACATAAGGTGGATAGCAGCCGAGCTGTTCTGCCATTACCGTCTAGAAAAGGATGGATATGAACTAGCTGAAATTGGGCAATTCCAGCTAACAGCACAGGAGGGATCTTTTCTTCGTGTTGTAACCAATCGACTAGTTCAGCCATGAGTAGGGGAACATCATAGGGTGCAGGGGGAGTATAAATGATTTCTTTGGTTTTTGAATTAGCTACGTAATTTTGAATGGTTCTATATTGGCCCGGTTGAGCACTATTTCCTCGCACACCTTCGACTAAGCGTTTGTGAATTTCTCTAATTAAGCCTTCAGTAATGGTCCCGCGGGAAAAAACATAGTCAGCGACAAAATCAAAAGCCTTTTTATAATTTAATAATTCCTTTACGTCTTCAAAATTAACATCCGACATTTTCACCCCCGAAAGCAGCTTTTTAGACTGATCGAGGCTCAAGTGAGTCCCTTCTATATGAGTGGTATGATGTGCTTCCAAAATTAGTGCACGGGCTTGCATTTTGGATAACCAATTCTCTGAAAGCTTAGCAGCTTCTAAAAAACCTCGCGTGCGTTCAATCGCTGTAAGAGCGGATGCTAACGGGATAGTAATAGTAAAATGAGGATGAAATGGCAAGTTTTAATGACACCTTTTCTCTAATTGTGTCATAAAAATGAGCAACTGGCAATAAATTTCTCACTCTATTCTATTTTTAAGGTGCTGCTTGTAATGAATGATGTAATCAAGGCTTTATAAAATAAAAAGGCGCTTAAAAAACGTGTAAATTTTTAGCTTGCTACCGTTTGTTTAAGTGGTAGAATTCTGAAAGGGCTTCTCTATTAACCTACCAGCAATTTTTTTAAGAAATTTTTTAGCCTTAGATCTTGCTCGGGGAAAGTTTATCTTTTTTAAGATCTGCAATTTAATAAAATCTCTCAATTTTCTACTCATAAGCTAAGCTATGAAGTTAATGGAATAGCTTTCCTCTTAAGATTCATATATGACGAGAAAATTGTATTTGCCTAAAAGAGTGTGAATAAATAGATGTTGAAAAACTATGTTATTAAACATTATGCTATGAAGCATAATCTTTAATAAGAAAAAGAGTGTATATGAGATTCATTAATCGGCAGCAAGAGCTGTCTCGCTTGGATCGCTTAGCTAATAGCGAGGAAGCAGCAATGGCTATTATTTGGGGAAGAAGGCGGGTGGGAAAAACGCGTCTACTTTTAGAATGGGCTCATAAATACCAAGGTATTTACTATACAGCAGATGAATCGGCCCCCGCCATCCAAAGAAAATATTTTGCTTTAGCCCTTCAGCAAGCTTTACCGGACTTTGCAGCCGTTGAATATTCAGATTGGCATTCCTTATTCATGCGATTAGCTAAAGAGGCGATGTATACTGGCTGGCGCGGCCCCTTAATAATTGATGAGCTTCCTTATCTTATCTCTTCATCTCCTGAATTGGCTAGCGTTCTGCAAAAATTTATTGATCATGAAGGGAAAAAAGCAAAAATGATTGTGGCATTATCAGGCTCAAGTCAACGCATGATGCAAGGTGCCGTATTAGATGCTTCTGCTCCTTTGTTTGGTAGAGCTAACGAAATTATTAAACTAGAACCTATAACTGCAGGCTACATGGCAGAAGGTTTAAATATTAAAAGTTCTCGAGAAATGGTGGAAACATATTCTATTTGGGGAGGCATCCCCGTTATTGGGAACTAGTAAATAACAATAGGGGCTCATTTTTTGAAAATATTGATCAGCTGGTTTTAGATCCCCTTGGAGCACTAAACGATGAGCCTAATCACTTGCTTTTAGAAGAAGCTGCCATAGGCTTAAGGCCTATTTTAGATGCCATAGGCCTAGGAGCCCATCGCCTATCAGAGATTGCAGCTCGCATTGGGCAGCCTGTCACTTCTTTTATGCGCCAAATTCAACGATTATTAGAACTTGATTTAATTGAGCGAGAGATTTCTTTTGGTTCTACTGAATATAATTCTAAACGCACTCTTTATAAAATAAAAGATCCTTTCATGCGTTTTTGGTTTGAAATTGTAGCTCCTCAGCGCAGTTATTTTACTCAGATCAGCTCGGCCCAACGTCAAGCTTATCTTAAAAATTCCTTTCAGCCTATATTTTCTGTCACATGGGAAGACCTTTGTCGAGCCGCGGTTCCACGTTTCCCCTATCAATTGAGCAATATTGCTTTTGGAAGGGCAAGCCGTTATTGGCATAAGAAAGATTCAGAATGGGATATATTAGCTGATTCAGTCGAGGGTAAAGCTTTATTTATTGGAGAAGCAAAATGGATAGCAAAGCCCCCTTCCGCTCAATGGATCTATAAAACTATTGAAGAATTAAAATATAAAGGTCTTCCTCCTACAGCTAGGCAATCTAATAAGCAAGTTGTTTACGGATTATTTATTCCTGAAAAGCCTAAAGACTTGGACTTACCTGAAAACATACAAGTAATCGATGCAAATGAAGTGCTACAAGTTTTAAGGTAGGCATGAGGGGGTTAATAAGCTAGGAAAAAGGAAACGTTAATTACTGCGACCCAATTTACCCAAAAAATTTCACGGCTGCATTAATTTAAAAATAGAGTTTTTTCAAACAAGGAAAAGAATAATAATTATGTCCCTTGCTTGGCCAACTTAAATCTTCATACGATTCCACTGTCTTCATGTTATATCTCTATAATAAGCCGCAGGCTCTCTCTATCTTTAAGATTTTCTATGCCTACTAATTTGTCCTTTTAGTATTATAAATGATAAAAACAAGTCCTTCCACAGGTACAGCTTAACACGCTGCTTTAATTTTTCTGAAGGATTTGGCGGAGAGTTTGCTCCAACGCAAGATATAAATATTCAGGTAGCTGCGCTATCTCGGCAGGAAGAGAGGTAAGTGGGTTATTGCCTATGAGAAGCACTTTCAGCTGTGAAAGCTGCCCTATCTCTGCAGGAAGAGTGGTGAGCTGGTTGTCGTCTAATTGAAGGCCTTCCAGTTGCGAAAGTCGCCCTATCTCCGCAGGAAGCGTGGTGAGCTGGTTGCTGCTTATGGCTAGGTGGTAGAGTGAAGAAAGTTGCCATATTTCTGGAGGAAGAAAGGCAAGCTGGTTCTCGCTTAAATAAAGCATTTCCAGCTTGGAGAGTTGCCCTATCTCTGCAGGAAGGGTGGTAAGTTGGTTGTAGTCTAAGTGGAGAGTGCACAGTTGAGACAAGCCTCCTATCTCTGCAGGGAGAGCAGCTAGCCGGTTTTGTTGCAAGCCAAGATATTGCAATTGAGACAGCCGCCCTATTTCTATCGGCAGAGAGGTGAGCTGATTGTTGTCTAAGTAAAAATTTTCCAGCTGAGAAAGCTGCCCGATTTCTGCGGGAAGGCTGGTAAGCTGGTTACCGCTTAGGAAAATGTCTTTCAGTTGAGGCAGCTGCCCTATCTCGGCGGGAAGAGCAGTTAGCTGGTTGTGTTGCAAGCCAAGACATTGTAAATGAGACAACTGCCCTATCTCGGCAGGAAGGGTGGTGAGCTGGTTGCTGCCTAGGGAAAGCCTACCAAGCTGAGAAAACTGTTTTATCTCCGGAGGTAAAAGGATCAGGCCACTTCCTTCTAAATTTGCTTCTGTGATCCCTTTACCATGGTTCTCAATCCAATCTTTAAAAAGTTTTCCTTTATTTGCTAAAGGCAGATACTTGATTTTCTCTTGCTCTAAGTACTCCTTTCCACCAGGAAGGCTTCTCCAAATTAATAGGCGATTAATATTTATAAGATAGGAAGAATAATTAGCCAGGGTAAAATATCTTTTTTCCTCAGTTACCCATTTAAATTCTAACTCCATAGGAGAAAGTGAGCTAGCTAGAGCAAAGGTTTGCTTAAAAATTTCCTTGACTTTTTCTGTTTCAGAAAGCCCACCTTCTAGCTTGTAAATCTTATCCACAATAAGGGACTGCTTGCTAATATCTCCTTGTGGAACATGAATGCTGCCTATTTGCCTATAAAGAGAAGGCATGATTTCAGTAGCTAGCAGATGATGCCATCTTCTACAAACGCTAAAAAGGGCAGGCGAGGTACAATGCTTTAAAATGGGGACTAATATTTCATTAGGCAATTGCTCAAGGGTGATAGAAGAGCTAGCGTTCACAGTATGGCCTTTATACATGTTTTTATTGGTTTTTTAATAGCGTGCTTGTACATGTAATAAACAAAATACAATCTATTCTCTTATAATACCATGGTTTTTTATAATGTTCTTCCCTCTCCCAATATTGTGATGAAAATTATTTGGTAAGCTGTTGCCTAACAATCCTCTCAAATAATCAAGTGCATAAATGGCATTTCATCGAGTATCTGTCATTGCTTGTTACGGATCGATAGTTCTTAGTATGTGAGCAGCTAAGCGATTGATTAAAGCCATGTTTTTTAAGCCCCAAAGCCTCTATCACTTAATGAGCATCTTCTTTAAAACTATCCTGATGTAGACTATTTTCTATGAAATCCCCTGGGCTCGCATTCAGTTTGTAGATTCTTTAGCCCCCTGCATTTTTATAATAGCAGGTAACAT
Coding sequences within it:
- a CDS encoding KH domain-containing protein gives rise to the protein MKEFVAYIVKNLVDHPDKVKINEIGGTQTLIIELSVEKSDIGKIIGKKGKTINAIRTLLMSVASRNGIRVNLEILEDGNPVKQEG
- a CDS encoding Fic family protein: MPFHPHFTITIPLASALTAIERTRGFLEAAKLSENWLSKMQARALILEAHHTTHIEGTHLSLDQSKKLLSGVKMSDVNFEDVKELLNYKKAFDFVADYVFSRGTITEGLIREIHKRLVEGVRGNSAQPGQYRTIQNYVANSKTKEIIYTPPAPYDVPLLMAELVDWLQHEEKIPPVLLAGIAQFQLVHIHPFLDGNGRTARLLSTLCLHRSGYDFKKLFTISEYYDRNRQEYYQAIQSVRNNHMDMTSWLEYFSTALETQMHEIQLKGSQAIKLDILALKYKLSERQKQALEILLETEKKFTIQEYELLCPGINRRSLQRDLSHLIEIGLILQEGIKKATHYRINPSLD
- a CDS encoding ATP-binding protein, producing the protein MRFINRQQELSRLDRLANSEEAAMAIIWGRRRVGKTRLLLEWAHKYQGIYYTADESAPAIQRKYFALALQQALPDFAAVEYSDWHSLFMRLAKEAMYTGWRGPLIIDELPYLISSSPELASVLQKFIDHEGKKAKMIVALSGSSQRMMQGAVLDASAPLFGRANEIIKLEPITAGYMAEGLNIKSSREMVETYSIWGGIPVIGN
- a CDS encoding DUF234 domain-containing protein, with amino-acid sequence MGRHPRYWELVNNNRGSFFENIDQLVLDPLGALNDEPNHLLLEEAAIGLRPILDAIGLGAHRLSEIAARIGQPVTSFMRQIQRLLELDLIEREISFGSTEYNSKRTLYKIKDPFMRFWFEIVAPQRSYFTQISSAQRQAYLKNSFQPIFSVTWEDLCRAAVPRFPYQLSNIAFGRASRYWHKKDSEWDILADSVEGKALFIGEAKWIAKPPSAQWIYKTIEELKYKGLPPTARQSNKQVVYGLFIPEKPKDLDLPENIQVIDANEVLQVLR
- a CDS encoding leucine-rich repeat domain-containing protein — translated: MNASSSITLEQLPNEILVPILKHCTSPALFSVCRRWHHLLATEIMPSLYRQIGSIHVPQGDISKQSLIVDKIYKLEGGLSETEKVKEIFKQTFALASSLSPMELEFKWVTEEKRYFTLANYSSYLININRLLIWRSLPGGKEYLEQEKIKYLPLANKGKLFKDWIENHGKGITEANLEGSGLILLPPEIKQFSQLGRLSLGSNQLTTLPAEIGQLSHLQCLGLQHNQLTALPAEIGQLPQLKDIFLSGNQLTSLPAEIGQLSQLENFYLDNNQLTSLPIEIGRLSQLQYLGLQQNRLAALPAEIGGLSQLCTLHLDYNQLTTLPAEIGQLSKLEMLYLSENQLAFLPPEIWQLSSLYHLAISSNQLTTLPAEIGRLSQLEGLQLDDNQLTTLPAEIGQLSQLKVLLIGNNPLTSLPAEIAQLPEYLYLALEQTLRQILQKN